In the Agelaius phoeniceus isolate bAgePho1 chromosome 11, bAgePho1.hap1, whole genome shotgun sequence genome, one interval contains:
- the EMC3 gene encoding ER membrane protein complex subunit 3, whose translation MSEPELLLDSNIRLWVVLPIVFITFFVGMIRHYVSILLQSDKRLTQEQVSDSQVLIRSRVLRENGKYIPKQSFLSRKYFFNNPEDGFFKKTKRKVVPPSPMTDPTMLTDMMKGNVTNVLPMILIGGWINMTFSGFVTTKVPFPLTLRFKPMLQQGIELLTLDASWVSSASWYFLNVFGLRSIYTLILGQDNAADQSRVMQEQMTGAAMAMPADTNKAFKTEWEALELTDHQWALEDVEEELMAKDLHFEGMFKEELQTSIF comes from the exons ATGAGCGAGCCCGAGCTGCTGCTGGACTCCAACATCCGGCTATGGGTGGTGCTGCCCATCGTCTTCATCACTTTCTTCGTGGGCATGATCCGGCACTACGTGTccatcctgctgcagagcgacAAGCGCCTCACGCAGGAGCAGGTGTCCGACAG CCAAGTCCTGATCCGGAGCAGAGTCCTTcgggaaaatggaaaatacattCCAAAGCAG TCTTTCCTGTCccggaaatatttttttaataacccCGAGGATggattttttaagaaaacaaaaagaaaggtaGTGCCTCCTTCACCAATGACAG ATCCTACCATGCTGACAGATATGATGAAAGGGAATGTAACCAATGTCCTGCCTATGATCCTCATTGGTGGTTGGATCAACATGACATTTTCAGGATTTGTCACAA CAAAGGTCCCGTTTCCCCTGACGCTGCGTTTTAAGCCaatgctgcagcagggaatTGAGCTGCTCACTTTGGATGCATCCTG GGTGAGCTCTGCTTCCTGGTACTTCTTGAATGTGTTTGGACTCAGAAGCATTTATACTCTCATCCTGGGCCAAGATAATG CTGCAGATCAGTCCAGGGTGATGCAAGAACAAATGACAGGGGCAGCAATGGCCATGCCAGCAGATACTAACAAAGCATTTAAG ACTGAATGGGAAGCCTTAGAATTGACAGATCATCAGTGGGCCTTAGAAGATGTAGAAGAAGAGCTCATGGCAAAAGACCTCCATTTTGAAGGCATGTTTAAGGAAGAACTTCAGACCTCCATCTTCTGA